Proteins found in one Pseudomonas mosselii genomic segment:
- a CDS encoding gp53-like domain-containing protein: MADLPETAEWTPGIYQFETSDPVLGGPEGIDNRPSKQLANRTVWLKQRIASMESGEIVAGKASVLAVARTIAITGDASWSVSFNGGGNVTAALTLANSGVAAGTYGKVSVNAKGLVVAGSALGAADIPNLDWSKITSGKPDTLAGYGVTIADQALAEAGTDNIRPMTALRVFQAIAKVVAQASESTFGWAKVATQAEVLVGADDSRFVTPKKLRWGFATSLTPNGYIVFPSWLGGLIFQWVTNNQVGENISAPLPIAFPNACLFAVVNMQSDNGAAVVLIRTKTELAGSALLGSTNATGTNTYNWFSIGY; this comes from the coding sequence ATGGCTGACTTGCCAGAAACCGCCGAGTGGACACCCGGCATCTATCAATTCGAGACCTCTGACCCCGTACTAGGAGGGCCTGAAGGGATCGACAACCGTCCCAGCAAGCAGCTGGCCAACCGCACAGTCTGGCTCAAGCAGCGCATTGCCAGTATGGAATCGGGTGAAATCGTCGCAGGCAAAGCGAGTGTACTCGCAGTGGCACGCACGATTGCCATTACGGGAGACGCCAGCTGGTCTGTGTCATTCAATGGTGGTGGAAACGTCACGGCAGCTCTTACCTTGGCCAACAGTGGAGTCGCTGCGGGGACCTACGGGAAGGTCTCGGTCAACGCAAAAGGCCTGGTGGTGGCGGGATCAGCGTTGGGCGCAGCCGACATCCCGAACCTCGACTGGTCAAAGATCACCTCTGGCAAGCCAGATACCCTCGCTGGATACGGGGTCACCATAGCCGACCAGGCGCTCGCTGAGGCAGGTACCGATAACATCCGGCCAATGACCGCTCTGCGGGTATTTCAGGCTATTGCCAAGGTCGTGGCTCAAGCCAGCGAGTCGACGTTTGGCTGGGCGAAGGTGGCGACGCAGGCTGAAGTCCTGGTTGGAGCGGATGATTCACGGTTTGTCACGCCGAAGAAACTACGCTGGGGATTCGCAACCAGCCTTACCCCTAATGGCTACATTGTCTTCCCCTCATGGCTTGGAGGACTGATTTTTCAGTGGGTGACGAACAACCAGGTCGGGGAAAATATCTCAGCGCCACTGCCTATAGCCTTTCCAAATGCATGCCTGTTCGCAGTGGTGAACATGCAGAGTGACAACGGCGCAGCCGTAGTTCTGATAAGAACAAAAACTGAGTTGGCCGGCAGTGCTCTTCTTGGATCCACCAACGCAACGGGCACCAACACATACAACTGGTTTTCCATTGGATACTGA
- a CDS encoding phage tail assembly chaperone → MKRFYSPTTGCTYLESIHTEIPDDAVYITEERFTTVIANPALGKVRDHDNQGLPVLRDPLPATGTDLAEEERRWRDSELISVAWLRDRHRDQLDVGVKPTLSAEQFTELLSYMQILRDWPTAPGFPAREHRPQPLAWVAEQLQQK, encoded by the coding sequence GTGAAACGCTTCTACAGCCCTACGACGGGGTGCACATACCTTGAGAGTATCCACACGGAGATCCCTGATGATGCTGTCTACATCACTGAAGAGCGCTTTACGACAGTGATCGCAAACCCTGCGTTGGGGAAGGTGCGCGACCATGACAACCAAGGCCTTCCTGTCCTACGCGACCCTCTCCCGGCTACGGGTACGGACCTGGCAGAAGAGGAGCGTAGGTGGAGGGACAGTGAGCTGATCTCGGTTGCTTGGCTACGTGATCGCCACCGGGACCAGCTTGACGTCGGCGTGAAACCGACGCTTTCGGCAGAACAGTTCACGGAACTGTTGTCGTACATGCAGATACTACGCGACTGGCCAACGGCACCGGGGTTCCCGGCTAGGGAGCACCGCCCGCAGCCGCTGGCGTGGGTTGCCGAGCAGTTGCAACAAAAATGA
- the eutC gene encoding ethanolamine ammonia-lyase subunit EutC — translation MDRHTPTPENPWLALRNLTPARIALGRTGISLPTGAQLDFQFAHAQARDAVHLPFDHVGLRQQLGERGRDSLLLHSAASDRHQYLQRPDLGRRLHEDSAQRLREHAQANPGGVDLAIVVADGLSALAVHRHTLPFLSRFEEQAAADGWSSAPVILVEQGRVAVADEVGELLGARMTVMLIGERPGLSSPDSLGLYFTYAPKVGLTDAYRNCISNVRLEGLSYGLAAHRLLYLMREACRRQLSGVNLKDEAEVHSIDSEESAGKNGNFLLGEG, via the coding sequence ATGGACCGACACACCCCCACCCCAGAGAACCCCTGGCTGGCCCTGCGCAACCTCACCCCGGCGCGCATCGCCCTCGGCCGCACCGGCATCAGCCTGCCCACCGGCGCCCAGCTGGACTTCCAGTTCGCCCATGCCCAGGCCCGCGATGCCGTGCATCTGCCATTCGACCATGTCGGCCTGCGCCAGCAACTCGGCGAGCGCGGCCGCGACAGCCTGCTGCTGCACAGCGCCGCCAGCGACCGCCACCAGTACCTGCAACGCCCGGATCTTGGCCGGCGCCTGCATGAGGACTCGGCCCAGCGCCTGCGCGAGCACGCCCAGGCCAACCCCGGCGGCGTCGACCTGGCGATCGTCGTCGCCGATGGGCTGTCGGCGCTGGCCGTGCACCGCCACACCCTGCCCTTCCTGAGCCGTTTCGAGGAGCAGGCCGCCGCCGATGGCTGGAGCAGCGCTCCGGTGATCCTGGTGGAGCAAGGCCGGGTCGCGGTGGCCGACGAAGTGGGCGAACTGCTTGGCGCGCGCATGACCGTCATGTTGATCGGCGAACGCCCAGGCCTGAGTTCACCCGACAGCCTGGGGCTGTACTTCACCTACGCGCCCAAGGTCGGCCTGACCGATGCCTACCGCAACTGCATCTCCAACGTGCGCCTGGAAGGGCTGAGCTACGGCCTGGCCGCCCACCGCCTGCTGTACCTGATGCGCGAGGCGTGCAGGCGTCAGCTGTCGGGGGTGAATCTGAAGGACGAAGCGGAGGTCCACAGCATCGACAGTGAAGAATCCGCCGGCAAAAACGGAAACTTCCTACTCGGCGAAGGGTAA
- a CDS encoding GNAT family N-acetyltransferase: MRIIQATLEHLDLLTPLFVKYREFYGQLPYPDSSRAFLEKRLKRKESIIYLALPDDGDDRLLGFCQLYPSFSSLSLKRVWILNDIYVAEDSRRMLVADNLMREAKKMAKQSNAVRMRVSTSSDNEVARKTYESMGFRKDTEFENYILPISQD, translated from the coding sequence ATGCGCATCATCCAGGCAACCTTGGAACACCTCGACCTGCTCACCCCTTTGTTCGTGAAATACCGCGAGTTCTATGGGCAACTGCCTTACCCGGACAGTTCGCGGGCCTTTCTCGAGAAGCGCCTCAAGCGCAAGGAGTCGATCATCTACCTGGCGCTGCCGGATGACGGCGACGACCGCCTGCTGGGCTTCTGCCAGCTGTATCCGAGCTTCTCCTCGCTGTCGCTCAAGCGCGTGTGGATCCTCAACGACATCTACGTGGCCGAGGACTCACGCCGCATGCTGGTCGCCGACAACCTGATGCGCGAGGCCAAGAAGATGGCCAAGCAATCCAACGCCGTGCGAATGCGCGTGTCCACCAGCAGCGACAACGAGGTGGCGCGCAAGACCTATGAATCCATGGGCTTTCGCAAGGACACCGAGTTCGAGAACTACATCCTGCCGATCAGTCAGGATTGA
- a CDS encoding DedA family protein codes for MDFNPLDLILHLDAYLDLLVNNYGPWIYAILFAVIFCETGLVVMPFLPGDSLLFIAGAVAAGGGMDPVLLAGLLMAAAILGDSTNYVIGRTAGERLFRNPNSKIFRRDYLQRTHEFYERHGGKTVTLARFLPILRTFAPFVAGIAHMHYPRFLAFSVAGSLLWVGGLVTLGYFFGNVPFIKQHLSLMVVGIIILSLVPMILGLLRGRFGRTAKAH; via the coding sequence ATGGATTTCAACCCGCTGGACCTCATCCTGCATCTCGATGCCTACCTCGACCTGCTGGTCAACAACTACGGTCCCTGGATCTACGCCATCCTTTTCGCCGTGATCTTCTGCGAGACCGGCCTGGTGGTCATGCCGTTCCTGCCGGGCGACTCGCTGCTGTTCATCGCCGGCGCCGTGGCCGCCGGTGGCGGCATGGATCCGGTGCTGCTGGCCGGCCTGCTGATGGCCGCGGCGATCCTCGGCGACAGCACCAACTACGTGATCGGGCGCACCGCAGGCGAACGCCTGTTCCGCAACCCCAACTCGAAGATCTTCCGCCGGGACTACCTGCAGCGCACCCACGAGTTCTACGAACGCCACGGCGGCAAGACCGTCACCCTGGCGCGCTTCCTGCCGATCCTGCGCACGTTCGCGCCGTTCGTCGCCGGCATCGCCCACATGCACTACCCGCGTTTCCTGGCGTTCAGCGTGGCCGGCTCGCTGCTATGGGTCGGCGGCCTGGTGACCCTGGGCTACTTCTTCGGCAACGTGCCGTTCATCAAGCAGCACCTGTCGCTGATGGTGGTCGGCATCATCATCCTGTCGCTGGTGCCGATGATCCTCGGCCTGCTGCGCGGTCGCTTCGGCCGCACGGCCAAGGCCCACTGA
- a CDS encoding M90 family metallopeptidase gives MWSFSAWRRRRTLARYPVDPHMWQVIRDRLPLLDGISDDEDRWLREASVLFLHDKHLTTLPGVELDDEQRLFLAAQAQLPLLHLGELNWYQGFHEIILYPDDFKSPQRHRDASGVEHVWDAEHSGEAWQQGPVILAWPGVLASGGWEAYNLVIHELAHKLDMLNGDANGLPPLHHGMRVEDWAQAMQQAYDAMNRQLDADPDAETAIDPYAAENPAEFFAVTSEYFFSAPDLLHQAWPQVYQQLTLFYRQDPLERLTRLQAEHPDYRERHA, from the coding sequence ATGTGGTCGTTCAGCGCCTGGCGCCGCCGGCGCACCCTGGCCCGCTATCCAGTCGATCCGCACATGTGGCAGGTGATCCGCGATCGCCTGCCGCTGCTGGACGGCATCAGCGACGATGAAGACCGCTGGCTGCGTGAAGCCAGCGTGCTGTTCCTGCACGACAAACACCTGACCACCCTGCCGGGCGTCGAGCTGGACGACGAGCAGCGCCTGTTCCTCGCCGCCCAGGCCCAGCTGCCGCTGCTGCACCTGGGCGAGTTGAACTGGTACCAGGGCTTCCACGAGATCATCCTCTACCCCGACGATTTCAAGAGCCCCCAGCGCCATCGCGATGCCAGCGGCGTCGAACATGTCTGGGACGCCGAGCACAGCGGCGAGGCCTGGCAGCAGGGCCCGGTGATCCTGGCCTGGCCCGGCGTGCTGGCCAGCGGCGGCTGGGAAGCCTACAACCTGGTGATCCACGAACTGGCGCACAAGCTGGACATGCTCAACGGCGATGCCAACGGCCTGCCGCCGCTGCACCACGGCATGCGTGTCGAAGACTGGGCCCAGGCCATGCAACAGGCCTATGACGCGATGAATCGCCAGCTCGATGCCGACCCGGACGCCGAAACGGCCATCGACCCCTACGCCGCGGAAAACCCGGCCGAATTCTTCGCCGTTACCAGCGAATACTTCTTCAGCGCCCCCGACCTGCTGCACCAGGCCTGGCCGCAGGTCTACCAGCAGCTGACGCTGTTCTACCGCCAGGACCCGCTCGAGCGCCTGACGCGACTGCAGGCCGAACACCCGGACTACCGGGAACGCCACGCCTGA
- the ppa gene encoding inorganic diphosphatase codes for MSYSKIPAGKDLPNDIYVAIEIPANHAPIKYEIDKDSDALFVDRFMATPMFYPANYGYIPNTLADDGDPLDVLVVTPYPVAPGSVIRARPVGVLNMTDDGGGDAKVIAVPHDKLSQLYVDVKEYTDLPALLIQQIEHFFANYKDLEKGKWVKIEGWEGADAARAAITKSVAAYKG; via the coding sequence ATGAGCTACAGCAAGATTCCAGCCGGCAAAGACCTGCCGAACGACATCTACGTCGCCATCGAAATCCCGGCCAACCACGCGCCGATCAAGTACGAGATCGACAAGGACAGCGATGCCCTGTTCGTCGACCGTTTCATGGCCACCCCGATGTTCTACCCGGCCAACTACGGCTACATCCCCAACACCCTGGCCGACGACGGTGATCCGCTGGACGTGCTGGTCGTGACCCCGTACCCGGTCGCTCCAGGCTCGGTGATCCGCGCCCGTCCGGTCGGCGTGCTGAACATGACCGACGACGGCGGCGGCGACGCCAAGGTCATCGCCGTACCGCACGACAAGCTGAGCCAGCTGTACGTCGACGTGAAGGAATACACCGACCTGCCAGCCCTGCTGATCCAGCAGATCGAACACTTCTTCGCGAACTACAAGGATCTCGAGAAGGGCAAGTGGGTCAAGATCGAAGGTTGGGAAGGCGCCGACGCCGCCCGCGCCGCGATCACCAAATCGGTCGCTGCCTACAAGGGCTGA
- a CDS encoding LexA family transcriptional regulator — MKTSGDRLKALLLECNLTPSDFAAQRKVTPQHVNNWFKRGVPQARLDEIADLFCVRRRWLRSGEGAKHPTPLAPASPATPNLALPPPLQALDTDLLHLPLHQVREGKLIAVPGHYQPIPRRALECVQVSAEMAICLGMPGNNMTPLLPQGALLAIDRDCTRVVDGECYALLHNGRLRVQHLTLGHNGTLCLHSHDRLNHPSERYTAYQRRVQSVEILGWVFWWSSLRPARPA; from the coding sequence ATGAAAACATCCGGTGACCGTCTCAAAGCCCTCCTGCTGGAGTGCAACCTGACCCCCTCCGACTTTGCCGCACAGCGCAAAGTTACACCGCAACACGTCAACAACTGGTTCAAGCGCGGCGTGCCCCAGGCCCGGCTCGATGAAATCGCCGACCTGTTTTGCGTACGCAGGCGCTGGCTGCGCAGTGGCGAGGGAGCGAAACATCCGACGCCACTGGCCCCCGCATCACCGGCAACGCCAAACCTGGCCCTGCCGCCGCCGCTGCAAGCCCTTGACACAGATCTGCTCCACCTGCCATTGCACCAGGTACGGGAAGGCAAACTGATAGCCGTGCCAGGGCACTACCAGCCAATACCCCGGCGAGCCCTGGAGTGCGTGCAGGTCAGCGCCGAAATGGCCATCTGCCTCGGCATGCCGGGCAACAACATGACACCGCTGCTGCCCCAGGGCGCCCTGTTGGCCATCGACCGCGACTGCACCCGGGTGGTCGACGGCGAATGCTACGCCCTGCTGCACAACGGCCGCCTGCGGGTACAGCACCTCACCCTTGGCCACAACGGCACGCTGTGCCTGCACAGCCATGACCGCCTCAACCACCCCAGCGAACGCTATACGGCCTATCAGCGCCGGGTGCAGAGCGTGGAAATCCTCGGCTGGGTGTTCTGGTGGTCAAGCCTGCGCCCGGCACGCCCCGCCTGA
- a CDS encoding glutathione S-transferase family protein, whose translation MIDFYTYATPNGWKVSVMLEELAAPYRTILVDLAAREQESEAFKALNPNGRIPVIVDHDAEDFCVFESGAILVYLAQKHGALLPEETKARSTVMQWLMFQMGGVGPMMGQANVFNRYFPERIPSVIARYQAESKRLLAVLDRRLAEHEFLAGDYSIADIANWCWARGHEWAGVEVQDLPNLRRWLAAIEQRPAAQRGVKVPFDISDVFGAGRTAVAAETYAQQGQRLFVH comes from the coding sequence ATGATTGACTTTTACACCTACGCCACGCCAAACGGTTGGAAGGTCTCGGTGATGCTGGAAGAGCTCGCCGCCCCCTACCGGACCATTCTGGTGGACCTTGCCGCACGGGAGCAGGAGAGCGAAGCATTCAAGGCGTTGAACCCCAACGGCCGTATTCCGGTGATCGTCGATCATGATGCAGAGGACTTCTGCGTCTTCGAGTCTGGCGCGATCTTGGTCTATCTGGCCCAGAAGCACGGTGCTCTTCTGCCCGAGGAAACCAAGGCACGTTCGACGGTAATGCAGTGGTTGATGTTCCAGATGGGCGGTGTCGGCCCGATGATGGGCCAAGCCAACGTCTTCAACCGGTACTTTCCAGAACGCATTCCCAGCGTGATCGCTCGCTATCAGGCCGAGAGCAAGCGACTGTTGGCTGTGCTCGACAGACGACTGGCGGAGCATGAGTTCCTGGCTGGTGACTACAGCATTGCCGATATCGCCAACTGGTGCTGGGCCCGTGGTCACGAGTGGGCGGGTGTCGAGGTACAGGACCTGCCGAACCTGCGGCGCTGGCTCGCGGCGATTGAGCAGCGTCCCGCAGCGCAACGTGGCGTGAAAGTGCCGTTCGATATCAGCGATGTCTTCGGTGCCGGCCGCACGGCCGTGGCCGCCGAAACCTATGCACAGCAAGGGCAGCGATTGTTCGTGCACTGA
- a CDS encoding efflux RND transporter permease subunit has product MDAIVRFLINWRRLNALWVLIAVVAIAPGALELRFDASIDAFLPEGNTERQQYEAFKQRFGEDRMVVIALPPQALFSDQAMARLEAVTERFERLPEVAKATSIASVNIIHGQEQALDILPVAEALAQPMQYDRQRVLDKLRASPLYQRDLISPDGQVAAILIEIRSAAGEGKFERILASVAPIMQDSGFTLYHVAGEPVVEQQVTSDMWKDLKVFIPLTSLVLLVLLLAFLRNLGDVWVVMAVVTLCTALLLGSMGRLGLPMNAVTVGLPSIMMCVAVLDCLHLLDTHRQGLNDGLPVLEAARRSLRQNFVPCFLTSFTTAIGFLTLAVSEVAPIRSFGVIAALAAILAYVLSYLVMPFLLECASARRMRRSEHKHHARWVQRLAPLYRSPRTLPWLTVAVVVLALLPIGRLHVEASFLNFLDRSAPVKVSTDFVERELGGVSNLEISLRTQAKGGVLEPAALREIAALQDYLGRIPGVDKTLSVVDFLRDIHREMNGGDPRFQVLPDSREAAEQYVFTYSLAGPDHELTRFIDYDNQSTRVRVRLQQMPHAQLQQVLDQVNKYLDRQPSVFEHNLTSYSVMQSAMVKLLLDGMLWSILFAVACMLVAFYLLIRSWKVAAIAVVVNVMPLVVVFGVMGALGLSINVGTSMIGCIMFGLVVDSTLHCFYHARHAPAHLSAQQLVVMIFEDIGEALWTGALVLCAGFLVLGLGESYFTRLFGLFCALAIFVSLFCNAVGIPYLIHHFARRAEPSADVPGFALSER; this is encoded by the coding sequence ATGGATGCAATTGTTCGATTTTTGATCAACTGGCGCAGGTTGAATGCGTTGTGGGTGTTGATTGCCGTGGTGGCAATCGCGCCCGGTGCGCTGGAGCTGCGGTTCGATGCGTCAATTGACGCCTTCCTGCCTGAAGGCAACACCGAGCGCCAGCAGTACGAAGCGTTCAAGCAGCGCTTCGGTGAAGACCGCATGGTGGTGATTGCCCTGCCACCCCAGGCGTTGTTCAGCGACCAGGCGATGGCCAGGCTCGAGGCGGTCACCGAGCGCTTCGAGCGGTTGCCCGAGGTGGCCAAGGCGACCAGTATCGCTTCGGTCAACATCATTCATGGCCAGGAGCAGGCGCTGGATATCCTGCCGGTGGCCGAGGCGCTGGCCCAGCCAATGCAGTACGATCGCCAACGGGTGCTCGACAAGCTGCGCGCCAGCCCCTTGTACCAGCGTGACCTGATCTCACCGGATGGACAGGTGGCGGCGATTCTGATTGAGATCCGCTCGGCAGCTGGCGAAGGCAAGTTCGAGCGGATCCTGGCGAGCGTGGCGCCAATCATGCAAGACAGCGGCTTCACGCTGTACCACGTCGCCGGCGAGCCGGTGGTCGAGCAACAGGTGACCAGCGACATGTGGAAGGATCTCAAGGTCTTTATTCCCCTGACCTCGCTGGTGCTGCTGGTGTTGCTGTTGGCATTCCTGCGCAACCTGGGCGATGTCTGGGTGGTGATGGCCGTTGTGACCCTGTGCACGGCGCTGCTGCTGGGCAGCATGGGGCGCCTGGGGTTGCCAATGAACGCGGTCACGGTCGGCCTGCCGTCGATCATGATGTGTGTCGCCGTGCTGGACTGCCTGCACTTGCTGGATACCCACCGGCAGGGGCTGAACGACGGCCTGCCGGTCCTCGAGGCGGCACGTCGCTCGCTGCGACAGAACTTCGTGCCGTGTTTCCTGACCTCCTTCACCACGGCCATCGGCTTTCTCACCCTGGCGGTCAGCGAGGTGGCGCCCATCCGCTCGTTCGGCGTGATTGCCGCGCTCGCGGCAATCCTAGCCTATGTACTGTCCTACCTGGTGATGCCGTTCCTGCTCGAGTGCGCGTCGGCCAGGCGCATGCGCCGGTCCGAGCACAAGCACCATGCCAGGTGGGTACAGCGCCTCGCGCCATTGTACCGTTCGCCGCGCACGCTGCCGTGGCTGACGGTCGCGGTAGTGGTCCTGGCACTGTTGCCGATTGGTCGCCTGCATGTGGAAGCCTCGTTCCTCAACTTCCTCGATCGGTCAGCACCGGTCAAGGTGTCCACGGACTTCGTCGAGCGTGAGCTCGGTGGTGTGTCCAACCTCGAGATCAGCCTCCGGACGCAGGCCAAGGGCGGAGTGCTTGAGCCCGCTGCGTTGCGCGAGATCGCCGCTTTGCAGGATTACCTCGGGCGGATCCCGGGGGTGGACAAGACCCTGTCTGTGGTCGACTTCCTGCGTGATATCCATCGCGAGATGAATGGAGGCGATCCGCGTTTCCAAGTGTTGCCTGACAGTCGGGAGGCGGCCGAGCAATACGTCTTCACCTACTCGCTGGCGGGGCCGGATCACGAACTGACGCGTTTCATCGACTACGACAACCAGTCCACTCGGGTGCGCGTGCGGTTGCAGCAAATGCCTCACGCCCAGTTGCAGCAGGTGCTTGATCAGGTGAACAAGTACCTTGATCGGCAGCCGAGCGTGTTCGAGCACAATCTGACATCCTACTCGGTGATGCAGTCGGCGATGGTCAAACTGCTACTCGACGGCATGCTATGGAGCATCCTGTTCGCGGTCGCCTGCATGCTGGTCGCGTTCTACCTGCTGATTCGTTCGTGGAAGGTCGCCGCAATCGCGGTTGTTGTGAACGTCATGCCGCTGGTGGTGGTGTTCGGTGTGATGGGCGCCTTGGGCTTGTCGATCAATGTGGGGACGTCGATGATCGGCTGCATCATGTTCGGCCTGGTGGTGGATTCGACCCTGCATTGCTTCTACCACGCACGACACGCCCCGGCGCACCTGTCGGCCCAGCAACTGGTCGTGATGATCTTCGAGGACATCGGTGAAGCCCTGTGGACCGGCGCGCTGGTGCTGTGTGCGGGGTTCCTCGTGCTCGGACTGGGTGAGTCCTATTTCACCCGCTTGTTCGGGCTCTTCTGTGCCTTGGCGATCTTCGTCTCGCTGTTCTGCAACGCCGTGGGCATACCCTACCTCATCCACCATTTCGCCAGGCGCGCCGAACCCAGCGCCGATGTGCCCGGCTTTGCGCTTTCCGAACGCTGA
- a CDS encoding MAPEG family protein: MSVVLYSYTLCVLVLFAKMFAISLYQGAYRIGRLTFKNAEDAGFVGRPASAEELPQVSRASQAWMNDLENIPLFFVLGGIYVLLEGPAGPAVWLFSLFTAARIVHTVTYLARWQPWRTLAYAVGVVCLFGIAGLIIAQLAARAG, encoded by the coding sequence ATGAGCGTTGTTCTGTACAGCTACACCCTGTGTGTCCTGGTGCTGTTCGCCAAGATGTTCGCGATCTCGCTCTACCAGGGCGCATACCGGATTGGTCGCCTGACCTTCAAGAACGCCGAAGATGCCGGGTTCGTCGGCCGCCCCGCCAGTGCCGAGGAATTGCCGCAGGTCTCCCGCGCCTCCCAGGCGTGGATGAACGACCTCGAGAACATTCCATTGTTCTTCGTGCTCGGTGGCATCTACGTGCTGCTCGAGGGGCCGGCAGGGCCTGCGGTATGGCTGTTCTCACTGTTCACCGCTGCACGCATCGTGCACACCGTGACCTACTTGGCTCGCTGGCAGCCATGGCGGACCCTCGCTTATGCCGTGGGTGTCGTCTGCTTGTTTGGTATTGCTGGGTTAATCATCGCTCAGCTGGCCGCCAGGGCCGGCTGA
- a CDS encoding cupin-like domain-containing protein: MDKVMNTGSFAHMDFPTIDLTHDPKIDWLTRSQYWADFLRRYYFVGRKEHGPYGSQACIERTRRIEARIQEQSRAYGDAPTLPVPEVELKDLSPENFHKIYLEPNTPVVFRGAAKDWESVRKWTPQYLAEHYGDVKVATRVRGNELNEKALQYIDLPISEVVENILGGGTYYPGHTEDLFNKHPELRQELDLPTLGRYLSTRDKRIMSTQMFLSAGGVISGWHCTGGPNLFTMISGVKKWTFVHPKHSMWMHPITRKDMFYAATMLDWRKSHDEIEADGYPLYRYIPKYTTTLEAGDVLFSPHWWWHCVETPVPSLAIASRAINKMIMGNKMFSLMWVTSPRFRQTVMTVLKEGWGSDKATGAKLAFEFDTEEFVRRVSL; this comes from the coding sequence ATGGACAAAGTGATGAATACCGGCAGTTTCGCCCACATGGATTTTCCGACCATCGACCTGACCCACGACCCGAAAATCGACTGGTTGACCCGTAGCCAGTACTGGGCGGATTTCCTTCGTCGCTACTATTTTGTCGGGCGCAAGGAACACGGCCCTTATGGCTCGCAGGCATGCATTGAGCGCACCCGGCGCATCGAGGCGCGCATCCAGGAGCAGTCCAGGGCTTACGGCGACGCTCCGACGCTGCCAGTGCCGGAGGTCGAGCTCAAGGACCTGTCGCCGGAGAACTTCCACAAGATCTACCTGGAACCCAACACCCCGGTGGTATTCCGCGGCGCCGCCAAGGACTGGGAGTCAGTGCGCAAATGGACCCCGCAATACCTTGCCGAACACTACGGTGATGTCAAGGTCGCGACCCGCGTGCGGGGTAACGAACTGAACGAGAAGGCGCTTCAGTACATCGACCTGCCGATCTCCGAAGTGGTGGAGAACATCCTTGGCGGAGGTACCTACTACCCGGGCCACACCGAGGATCTGTTCAACAAGCACCCCGAGCTACGCCAGGAACTCGACCTACCGACCCTGGGCCGCTATCTGAGCACCCGCGACAAGCGGATCATGTCGACGCAGATGTTCCTGTCTGCCGGCGGGGTGATTTCGGGCTGGCACTGCACCGGGGGGCCGAATCTCTTCACCATGATCAGCGGTGTCAAGAAGTGGACCTTCGTGCATCCCAAGCACTCGATGTGGATGCACCCGATTACCCGCAAGGACATGTTCTACGCCGCAACCATGCTCGACTGGCGCAAGAGTCACGATGAGATCGAGGCCGACGGCTATCCGTTGTATCGCTACATTCCCAAGTACACCACCACCCTGGAGGCGGGTGACGTGCTGTTCTCGCCGCACTGGTGGTGGCACTGCGTCGAGACCCCGGTGCCATCGCTGGCTATTGCCTCGCGGGCAATCAACAAGATGATCATGGGCAACAAGATGTTCTCGCTGATGTGGGTCACCTCGCCACGCTTCCGCCAGACCGTGATGACCGTGCTCAAGGAAGGTTGGGGCTCGGACAAGGCGACCGGCGCAAAGCTTGCGTTCGAGTTCGACACCGAGGAATTCGTGCGGCGCGTATCGCTTTGA